The following is a genomic window from Ethanoligenens harbinense YUAN-3.
GATTGAAGGCGAAAAAGCAATCATTCAGGTGTTTGAAGGCACGCAGAGCATTTCACTCACCAATACGCATACCCATTTTCAGGGCCGCCCGATGGAGATCGCCCTTTCCAAAGAAGTGCTCGGACGCATCTTCGACGGCGTCGGTCGCCCCATCGACGGCCTGGGCGAGATTTTCCCCGAGCAGCGCCGCGATATCAACGGCAACCCGATCAACCCGGTCTCCCGCATCTATCCCCGTAACTATATCCGCACCGGCATTTCGTCCATCGACGCGCTGATGACCCTGATTCGTGGCCAGAAGCTGCCGATCTTCTCCGGTTCCGGTATGCCGCACAACGAGCTGGCCGTGCAGATCGTACGCCAGTCGCAGATCGCGGCGGAGGAAGGCTCCGAATTCGCCATCGTGTTCGCCGCCATGGGCGTCAAGAACGACGTTGCGGACTATTTCCGCCGCTCGTTCGAGGAATCCGGCGTGCTCCAGCGCGTGGTCATGTTTCTCAACCTCTCCAACGACCCGATCATCGAACGTATCCTCACGCCGCGCTGCGCGCTGACGGTCGCCGAGTATCTGGCGTTTGAGAAAGACATGCACATCCTCGTCGTGATGACGGATATGACATCCTACGCCGAGGCTCTGCGTGAATTTTCCTCCTCCAAGGGCGAGATTCCGGGTCGTAAAGGGTTCCCGGGCTACCTCTACTCCGATCTGGCTTCGCTGTACGAGAGAGCCGGCATGATCAAGGGCCGCAAAGGTTCCGTCACGCAGATCCCCGTGCTCACGATGCCGAATGACGACATCACCCACCCGATTCCTGACCTCACCGGTTACATCACCGAGGGCCAGATCGTGTTGGATCGCAACCTCGACCAGACTGGCATCTACCCGCCGGTGGGCATCCTGCCTTCCCTGTCTCGTTTGATGAAAGACGGCATCGGCGAAGGCTATACCCGCGGCGACCACTCCGCCGTTTCCAACCAGTTGTTTGCCTCTTACGCCAAGGTGCAGGATGCGCGTTCGCTCGCCTCCGTTATTGGTGAAGAAGAGCTTTCGGCGGTTGATAAGAAATATCTGGAATTCGGCCGGAAATTCGAGAAATTCTTCGTTGGGCAGAGCGCAAATGAAAACCGCGCCATTGACTATACGCTCGATCTGGGCTGGAAACTGCTTTCCCTGCTGCCTAAAGAAGAACTCGACCGGGTGGACAGCAAACTGCTGGACAAATACTACAAACCCGAATCTGCAGAGGATCTGAAGGGGGAATAACGCATGGCGGAAACTGTATTCCCCACAAAAGGTAATCTGATCGCCATCAAGCGTTCCCTTTCGCTGGCGAAGCTCGGCTATGACCTGATGGATCGCAAGCGCAACATCCTCATCCGTGAGATGATGGGCTTGATCGACACAGCCAGCAAGGTACAGGGCCAGATTAACGACACCTATGCGCGCGCCTACAATGCGCTGCAAAAAGCCAATATCACGCTGGGCATCATCGACAACATTTCCAAAACGGTGCCCATCGAAACCGGCATCAATATCACGTCGCGGAGCGTGATGGGTGTGGAGATCCCCATCGTCACCTATGAGGACCAGGCACCCAAACCGTATTACAGTTTCTCCACCTCCAACTCCATGCTGGACGATGCCTATATCAGTTTCTACCATGTCAAGCAGCTTACGGCTGTGCTGGCAGAAATCGAAAACAGCGTCTACCGGCTGGCCAACTCCATCCGCAAGACACAACGCCGCGCCA
Proteins encoded in this region:
- a CDS encoding V-type ATP synthase subunit B; this encodes MSLEYVGLKEINGPLIALDGVKDTAFEEMVDIALDDGTHRTGRVIQIEGEKAIIQVFEGTQSISLTNTHTHFQGRPMEIALSKEVLGRIFDGVGRPIDGLGEIFPEQRRDINGNPINPVSRIYPRNYIRTGISSIDALMTLIRGQKLPIFSGSGMPHNELAVQIVRQSQIAAEEGSEFAIVFAAMGVKNDVADYFRRSFEESGVLQRVVMFLNLSNDPIIERILTPRCALTVAEYLAFEKDMHILVVMTDMTSYAEALREFSSSKGEIPGRKGFPGYLYSDLASLYERAGMIKGRKGSVTQIPVLTMPNDDITHPIPDLTGYITEGQIVLDRNLDQTGIYPPVGILPSLSRLMKDGIGEGYTRGDHSAVSNQLFASYAKVQDARSLASVIGEEELSAVDKKYLEFGRKFEKFFVGQSANENRAIDYTLDLGWKLLSLLPKEELDRVDSKLLDKYYKPESAEDLKGE
- a CDS encoding V-type ATP synthase subunit D, with product MAETVFPTKGNLIAIKRSLSLAKLGYDLMDRKRNILIREMMGLIDTASKVQGQINDTYARAYNALQKANITLGIIDNISKTVPIETGINITSRSVMGVEIPIVTYEDQAPKPYYSFSTSNSMLDDAYISFYHVKQLTAVLAEIENSVYRLANSIRKTQRRANALKNIIIPRFEENVKFITEALEEKEREEFSRQKVIGKTKERKRLEAAELESETKAAS